In Quercus robur chromosome 11, dhQueRobu3.1, whole genome shotgun sequence, the following proteins share a genomic window:
- the LOC126706126 gene encoding alcohol dehydrogenase 1-like: MSSTTAGQVIRCKAAVAWEAGKPLVIEEVEVAPPQAMEVRLKILFTSLCHTDVYFWEAKGQTPLFPRIFGHEAGGIVESVGEGVTDLKPGDHALPVFTGECKECRHCKSEESNMCDLLRINTDRGVMLNDGKSRFSINGQPIYHFVGTSTFSEYTVLHVGSVAKINPAAPLDKVCVLSCGISTGLGATLNVAKPKKGSTVAVFGLGAVGLAAAEGARIAGASRIIGVDLNAKRFDEAKKFGVTEFVNPKDHDKPVHEVLAEMTNGGVDRSIECTGSINAMISAFECVHDGWGVAVLVGVPNKDDAFKTHPMNILNERTIKGTFFGNYKPRSDLPSVVEKYMNKELELEKFITHEVSFSEINKAFEYMLRGEGLRCIIRMDA, translated from the exons atgTCTTCAACCACTGCTGGTCAAGTCATACGTTGCAAAG CTGCTGTGGCATGGGAAGCTGGAAAGCCACTAGTGATAGAAGAAGTGGAAGTGGCACCACCACAGGCCATGGAGGTTCGTCTCAAGATCCTCTTCACCTCCCTCTGCCACACAGATGTTTACTTCTGGGAAGCCAAG GGACAGACCCCATTGTTTCCTCGCATATTTGGTCATGAAGCTGGCGG GATTGTTGAGAGCGTTGGTGAGGGTGTGACAGACCTCAAACCTGGTGACCATGCTCTTCCTGTCTTCACTGGGGAGTGCAAGGAGTGTCGGCATTGCAAGTCAGAGGAGAGCAACATGTGTGACCTCCTGAGGATAAACACTGACCGAGGCGTGATGCTCAATGACGGCAAGTCAAGATTTTCTATTAATGGACAACCCATTTACCATTTTGTTGGGACTTCTACATTTAGTGAATACACTGTGCTACATGTTGGTAGTGTTGCCAAAATTAATCCTGCTGCTCCTCTGGACAAAGTGTGTGTTCTCAGCTGTGGAATCTCAACAG GCCTTGGTGCTACCTTGAATGttgcaaaacccaaaaaaggaTCGACAGTGGCTGTTTTTGGACTCGGGGCTGTTGGACTAGCT GCTGCTGAAGGGGCTAGAATTGCGGGTGCTTCAAGGATTATCGGTGTTGATCTAAATGCAAAGAGATTTGATGAAG CCAAGAAATTTGGTGTCACCGAGTTTGTGAACCCAAAAGACCATGACAAGCCTGTTCATGAG GTGCTTGCTGAAATGACCAATGGTGGAGTTGATCGAAGTATCGAGTGCACTGGAAGTATCAATGCCATGATTTCTGCATTTGAATGTGTTCATGAT GGATGGGGTGTTGCTGTACTCGTTGGTGTCCCAAACAAAGATGATGCATTTAAAACCCACCCAATGAATATCTTGAATGAGAGGACTATCAAGGGTACCTTCTTTGGCAACTACAAACCACGGTCTGACTTGCCTTCGGTGGTTGAAAAGTACATGAATAAG GAGCTTGAGCTAGAGAAGTTCATCACCCATGAAGTCTCTTTCTCGGAAATCAACAAGGCCTTTGAGTACATGCTTAGAGGTGAAGGCCTTAGATGCATTATCCGCATGGATGCATAG